Proteins from a single region of Oryza brachyantha chromosome 6, ObraRS2, whole genome shotgun sequence:
- the LOC107304363 gene encoding protein IQ-DOMAIN 1 codes for MGLAGGIVRRVFSKSPCGGRGCHNDKGAADHKRRWSSLRLYLCGDEITAAAEDENDDDDDGTVSVKSFQSCAMPQKPHAAAAADDVDGADDAEGHPKEQGSISAPVKETSPAIEPATASRHEAATLIQSAFRGFMVRRQLQELKKSSENGSCADEPRSPTSASIAASVEVQVGESVSNLRLSDDSAAAAAAASAQHRGSQRSRPQAFRVKEEWDDSTVSSNVSRMRMQSRIEATTRRERALAYAFSQQLRSCGGGGAAGGGAGTKKRVARSDQAEFNVGWSWLERWMATRQASEASADDCMSKNAAESVGSAAAGRRVIVVRRRHDLAGGEEKESCGSNDVSVVSFDGSSGSLSCYKPGSKSRLRGGGRSLPRRKVASSDHRLHARSHKVSKKVHRRDQEQEQQQQRDQAAAEAYDGNQPPTDY; via the exons atgggcctcgccggcggcatcgTCCGGCGAGTCTTCTCCAAGAGCCCCTGCGGCGGCCGCGGTTGCCACAAT GACAAGGGCGCTGCTGATCACAAGAGGAGGTGGAGCTCTCTCCGGCTGTACCTCTGCGGAGACGAGATCACGGCGGCCGCCGAGGACgagaacgacgacgacgatgacgggACGGTCTCTGTCAAGAGCTTCCAGAGCTGCGCAATGCCGCAAAAGCcgcatgcggcggcggcggcggatgacgtggacggcgccgacgacgccgaggGTCACCCTAAAGAGCAGGGGAGCATCAGCGCTCCCGTGAAAGAAACCTCGCCGGCGATCGAACCGGCCACTGCCAGCCGACACGAAGCGGCGACGCTGATCCAATCCGCGTTCAGGGGATTCATG GTGAGGAGGCAGTTGCAGGAGCTCAAAAAATCTTCAGAAAACGGCAGCTGCGCCGACGAGCCAAGGAGCCCCACGTCGGCGTCCATTGCGGCGTCAGTGGAGGTCCAGGTCGGCGAGTCGGTGAGCAACCTCCGGCTCAGCGAtgacagcgccgccgccgccgcagccgcgtCGGCGCAGCACCGGGGCAGCCAGCGGTCGCGGCCGCAGGCGTTCAGAGtgaag GAGGAGTGGGACGACAGCACGGTGAGCTCGAACGTGTCGAGGATGCGCATGCAGAGCAGGATcgaggcgacgacgcggcgggagcgggcgCTGGCCTACGCCTTCTCGCAGCAGCTGCGGAGCtgtggtggcggcggggccgccggcggcggcgccgggacgAAGAAGCGGGTGGCGCGCTCCGACCAGGCGGAGTTCAACGTTGGGTGGAGCTGGCTGGAGCGGTGGATGGCGACGCGGCAGGCGTCGGAGGCCTCGGCCGACGACTGCATGAGCAAGAACGCGGCGGAGTCCGtggggtcggcggcggccgggcggcgggtGATCGTGGTGAGGCGGCGGcacgacctcgccggcggcgaggagaaggagagctGCGGATCCAACGACGTGTCCGTCGTCAGCTTCGACGGCTCCAGCGGCAGCCTCAGCTGCTACAAGCCGGGCAGCAAGAGCCGCCtccggggcggcggccggagcctGCCTCGCCGGAAGGTGGCGTCCTCCGACCACCGCCTCCACGCAAGATCACACAAG GTGAGCAAGAAGGTGCACCGGCGAGATCAGGAGcaggaacagcagcagcagagggaTCAAGCCGCGGCGGAGGCCTACGACGGCAACCAACCACCGACGGATTACTGA
- the LOC102717168 gene encoding pentatricopeptide repeat-containing protein At1g03540 has product MPPPRPPTPAAAHLDVLRLIDSGDLQAAARLAAAARPSSPVSLAAVLLRHPPPRLGYCIHARAARGGLLADRYLANALLSFYVRLPRHLPHALRAFDDLPRRDVVAHSSILAAFLRAGMPRRALASLRSMLAEADDVSPNAHAFSAAVKACSVLRDRNAGACLHGSILVRGFGDDDIVLSALVDMYGHASAPSDAQKAFEEMRAPDGICYTSLISAFVRNDWFEEAVRWFRSMLMMNGVRPDGCTFGSMMTALGNLKRENQGRQAHAQVVTRGLCGNVIVESSTLDMYAKCGSMVEARKVFDRMLVRNEVSWCALLGGYCQNGEYEKVVALFREMDKKDGDWYSLGTVLRACAGLSSVKPGKEIHCRFLRMGGWRDVVVESALVDLYAKCGAVDYAYTVFEASTVRNTITWNAMIGGFAQNGHGERAINLFDRMVREGPRPDYISFVSVLFACSHTGMVEQGRKYFNSMSNNYTIAPGIEHYNCMVDLLSRVELLEEAEDLINKSPFRGDSSLWAAILGASATHSNPDVAERVAKKMMELQPQYHLSYVLLENVYRTVGRWEDALEIRRLMESRKVKKEPGMSWIDANRSKLCVGDVDEAASASELVASKEIDIYQDSAYNFHGSA; this is encoded by the coding sequence ATGCCCCCGCCGAGGCCACCcacgcccgcggcggcgcaccTCGACGTCCTCCGCCTCATCGACTCGGGGGACCTCCAGGCCGCGGCGCGcctggcggccgccgcgcggcccTCCTCCCCggtctccctcgccgccgtgctcctccgccaccctccgccgcggcTCGGGTACTGCATCCacgcccgagccgcgcgcgGGGGGCTCCTGGCGGACCGGTACCTCGCCAACGCCCTGCTCTCCTTCTACGTCCGCCTCCCGCGCCACCTCCCGCACGCGCTCAGGGCGTTCGACGACCTGCCCCGCCGCGACGTCGTCGCGCACTCGTCGATCCTCGCGGCGTTCCTCCGGGCGGGGATGCCCCGGCGCGCGCTCGCCTCCCTTAGGTCCATGCTCGCCGAAGCCGACGACGTCTCGCCCAACGCCCACGcgttctccgccgccgtcaagGCCTGCTCCGTGCTCCGGGACCGCAATGCGGGCGCGTGTCTCCATGGGAGCATTCTCGTTCGGGGgttcggcgacgacgacatcgTGCTAAGCGCGCTGGTGGACATGTACGGCCATGCGTCCGCCCCCAGTGACGCACAGAAGGCGTTCGAGGAAATGCGCGCACCAGACGGGATATGCTACACGTCGTTGATATCTGCCTTTGTTCGGAATGACTGGTTCGAGGAGGCTGTGAGGTGGTTCCGGTCTATGCTGATGATGAATGGGGTTAGGCCAGATGGCTGCACTTTTGGTTCGATGATGACGGCACTGGGGAACTTGAAGAGGGAGAACCAGGGAAGGCAGGCACATGCTCAGGTGGTGACCCGTGGTCTGTGTGGAAATGTGATCGTGGAAAGCAGCACACTGGACATGTATGCCAAGTGTGGGTCCATGGTGGAGGCTCGCAAGGTATTTGACAGAATGCTAGTAAGGAATGAAGTTTCATGGTGTGCACTGCTTGGAGGCTATTGCCAGAATGGGGAGTATGAGAAGGTTGTTGCATTGTTCAGGGAAATGGATAAGAAGGATGGCGACTGGTATAGCTTGGGGACTGTTCTACGGGCATGTGCTGGCCTATCTTCGGTAAAACCAGGAAAGGAGATCCATTGCCGTTTTTTGAGGATGGGAGGGTGGAGAGACGTGGTTGTTGAATCTGCACTTGTGGACCTATATGCAAAATGTGGCGCAGTGGACTATGCATATACCGTTTTTGAAGCAAGCACTGTCCGTAACACAATTACTTGGAATGCTATGATAGGTGGTTTTGCACAGAATGGCCATGGTGAACGAGCTATCAATTTGTTTGATCGGATGGTCAGGGAAGGGCCCAGACCTGATTACATCAGCTTTGTTAGTGTTCTTTTTGCCTGTAGTCATACTGGAATGGTTGAGCAAGGAAGGAAATACTTCAACTCTATGAGCAACAACTATACCATCGCTCCTGGAATTGAACACTACAATTGTATGGTTGACCTTCTTAGCAGAGTTGAGCTTCTAGAAGAGGCCGAAGATTTGATAAACAAGTCACCCTTTAGGGGTGATTCTTCCTTGTGGGCCGCAATCCTCGGTGCTTCTGCAACACATTCTAACCCAGATGTAGCAGAAAGGGTTGCAAAGAAAATGATGGAGTTGCAGCCGCAGTATCATTTGAGCTATGTTCTTCTTGAAAATGTGTACAGAACAGTAGGACGATGGGAAGATGCTTTAGAGATAAGAAGGCTGATGGAATCAAGAAAAGTGAAAAAGGAACCTGGAATGAGTTGGATTGATGCGAACAGAAGCAAATTGTGTGTAGGCGATGTTGATGAGGCTGCTTCAGCTTCAGAACTTGTAGCCTCTAAGGAGATTGATATTTATCAGGACAGTGCATATAATTTTCATGGCTCTGCTTAA